A stretch of Thermodesulfovibrionales bacterium DNA encodes these proteins:
- a CDS encoding ester cyclase: MDKREQNKAVIREFTRIFKNEHNVERVGHLFAADFQHHFRLPVSAGLEGFKEMGRMMNIAFPDVVVTEEDLIATEDTVVERSSAVATHSAPMMGEQPTNKQVRWTEIHIYRLRDGKISEHWVEFSLLELMRQIGAIK, translated from the coding sequence ATGGACAAGAGAGAGCAAAACAAGGCGGTGATTCGGGAATTCACTCGCATATTCAAAAACGAGCACAACGTCGAAAGAGTCGGCCATTTGTTCGCCGCTGATTTTCAGCACCACTTCAGGCTGCCGGTGAGCGCCGGGTTAGAAGGTTTCAAGGAAATGGGTCGCATGATGAACATCGCCTTTCCTGACGTCGTGGTCACCGAAGAGGATCTCATAGCTACAGAAGACACGGTGGTCGAGAGGAGTTCGGCAGTAGCTACACACTCTGCTCCGATGATGGGAGAGCAGCCGACAAACAAGCAGGTGCGATGGACGGAGATACACATTTATCGGCTGCGTGACGGAAAGATTTCGGAACATTGGGTCGAGTTCAGCCTTCTGGAATTGATGCGTCAGATCGGGGCGATCAAATAG